A portion of the Stigmatella aurantiaca DW4/3-1 genome contains these proteins:
- a CDS encoding FliH/SctL family protein: MAIGKVIKGDVAPEPVPERSAPRPARAGVMNAEIFEARQSAQGIVEEAQRERERILAEAQREREDVLAKAREQGRQEGMAQATELLLRAKMQAGEMLAGQEKDVIALACRIAEKIIGRDIERQPELLVDMCASAIEQLRNARAMVLRVHPKTAQVLRSRKPELMELIGRAVDLAIREDQDVAPVGCIVQTEFGTVDAQLPTQFEMLQNVLLPDLSKTEGPA, from the coding sequence ATGGCGATCGGCAAAGTAATCAAAGGTGACGTGGCCCCGGAACCCGTCCCCGAGCGGTCCGCGCCGCGCCCTGCACGCGCGGGCGTGATGAACGCCGAGATCTTCGAGGCGCGTCAGTCTGCCCAAGGCATCGTCGAGGAGGCCCAGCGGGAGAGGGAACGCATCCTCGCGGAGGCCCAGCGGGAGCGGGAGGACGTGCTGGCCAAGGCGCGCGAGCAGGGGCGCCAGGAAGGCATGGCCCAGGCCACGGAACTGCTCTTGCGCGCCAAGATGCAGGCGGGGGAGATGCTCGCTGGCCAGGAGAAGGACGTCATTGCCCTGGCGTGCCGGATCGCCGAGAAAATCATTGGCCGTGACATCGAGCGTCAGCCGGAGCTCTTGGTGGACATGTGCGCCTCGGCCATCGAGCAGCTGCGCAATGCGCGCGCGATGGTGCTCCGGGTCCACCCGAAGACGGCGCAGGTGCTGCGCTCGCGCAAGCCCGAGCTGATGGAACTCATTGGCCGCGCGGTGGACCTCGCCATCCGCGAGGACCAGGACGTGGCGCCCGTTGGCTGTATCGTCCAGACGGAGTTCGGCACGGTGGACGCACAGTTGCCGACCCAGTTCGAGATGCTTCAGAACGTGCTGCTGCCCGATCTCAGCAAGACGGAAGGACCGGCCTAG
- the sctN gene encoding type III secretion system ATPase SctN → MAIDLSRYYALLKDASLVRVRGRVTELTGLVIKASVPNVRVGEVVYIKSRVRGQVKAEVVGFQGDEVMLMPLGELYGIGPDSEVIPSGKPLTIKCGEGLLGRVLGGTGEPIDGKPLPDDLIDWSVDRDCPDPFTRMRIEHPLPLGVRCIDGLLTVGEGQRVGLFAGSGVGKSTLMGQIARNTKAELNVIALIGERGREVREFIEDALGEEGLRRSVLVCATSDQPSLVRLKAAYVATAIAEYFRERGGNVMFMLDTVTRLARAQREIGLAVGEPPARQGYPPSVFSMLPRILERTGNSAKGKCTAIYTCLVAGGDMEEPIADEVRGILDGHFILNRALGERNQWPAMDVLASLSRVMSGIVSKDHKKAAGKLRETLSTYEKQRDLILLGAYQYGTDPRTDYAIDKYDAIIDYLKQDTHSNSTFEETVNGLVGLFED, encoded by the coding sequence ATGGCGATTGACCTGTCGCGGTACTACGCACTGCTGAAGGACGCCTCGCTGGTCCGCGTGCGCGGGCGTGTCACCGAGCTCACCGGTCTGGTCATCAAGGCCAGCGTGCCCAACGTGCGCGTGGGCGAGGTGGTCTACATCAAGAGCCGCGTCCGCGGTCAGGTGAAGGCGGAAGTGGTGGGGTTCCAGGGCGACGAGGTGATGCTCATGCCCCTGGGCGAGCTGTACGGCATTGGCCCGGACAGCGAGGTGATTCCCAGCGGCAAGCCGCTCACCATCAAGTGCGGGGAAGGGCTGCTGGGGCGCGTGCTCGGGGGCACGGGCGAGCCCATCGATGGCAAGCCCCTGCCGGATGACCTCATCGACTGGTCGGTGGACCGGGATTGCCCGGACCCCTTCACGCGCATGCGCATCGAGCACCCGCTGCCGCTGGGGGTGCGCTGCATCGATGGGCTGCTGACCGTGGGCGAGGGGCAGCGCGTGGGGCTCTTCGCAGGCTCCGGCGTCGGTAAGTCCACGCTCATGGGGCAGATTGCCCGGAACACCAAGGCGGAACTCAACGTCATCGCGCTGATCGGCGAGCGTGGCCGCGAGGTGCGTGAGTTCATCGAGGACGCACTCGGCGAGGAGGGGCTCAGGCGCTCCGTGCTGGTCTGCGCCACCTCGGACCAGCCCAGCCTCGTGCGCTTGAAGGCCGCCTACGTGGCCACCGCCATCGCGGAGTACTTCCGGGAGCGGGGCGGCAACGTGATGTTCATGCTGGACACTGTGACGCGTTTGGCACGTGCCCAGCGTGAAATCGGCTTGGCCGTCGGTGAGCCCCCGGCTCGCCAGGGCTACCCGCCCAGCGTCTTCTCCATGCTGCCGCGCATCCTCGAGCGCACGGGCAACTCGGCCAAGGGCAAGTGCACCGCCATCTACACCTGCTTGGTGGCCGGTGGTGACATGGAAGAGCCCATCGCCGACGAGGTCCGCGGTATTCTCGACGGTCACTTCATCCTCAACCGTGCCCTGGGCGAGCGCAACCAGTGGCCCGCCATGGACGTGCTGGCCAGCCTCTCCCGTGTGATGAGCGGCATCGTCTCCAAGGACCACAAGAAGGCGGCCGGCAAGCTGCGCGAAACACTCTCGACGTACGAGAAACAGCGCGACCTGATCCTCCTGGGCGCCTACCAGTACGGCACCGACCCCCGGACGGACTACGCCATCGACAAGTACGACGCCATCATCGACTACCTCAAGCAGGACACCCACTCGAACTCGACCTTCGAAGAGACGGTCAACGGGCTGGTCGGTCTCTTCGAGGACTGA